A window of the Corallococcus exiguus genome harbors these coding sequences:
- a CDS encoding DEAD/DEAH box helicase, with amino-acid sequence MAEQSPPSSPKPAQDPHAPPFQTEADLRAWLRAEGLEHLSRLSLALLTPRVEAAYLPQVRAVISRRRLVEVLAQDTLDRWTAEMLPTPRMRDLLPKLAWRYVENERQATLDARASVAERLAPPTDKRTHTVHGMLLAWRARVPSSIAPRPERALSLEALVEEPDLPGFRLKETRISELPVSPPGSGFILADARLTFSPSGVTVDCSCGATFCVHQLAAVDTALLWLRQRWTEDFGETLEELVRPAWARTLRALERAVEESPGGGGGVEISWRLDVIEGYGVEVAPYVHRRTKKGQRTTGAKVGRRKLLQEYGSQLSPSDSRIAALLSDSTAPASRALLFELIDHPRLSLEGTQDIPVRIEREKVGLVAEDRGGTVLVNAGVDGTVLPAPLLERVRKAKPEDAVFLWDEGAHVLTVLDVSPEVRAMATVLQRHGNAFPPESHGPLLEHLSKLSVHLPVAMPRSVMGESIAPQQLPVLRLEGQPGGSVRLELRLRALPDGPAYLPGEGPRDVHVRRDTRSFHAVRDFGRELTAGAALQARLPLQTAEPQELPFCFLFHSAQGGLAVLAACAEMEPRPELEWVGASMRLVPKRGAGDLKVVLERKREWFGVLGSLSVEGERVELARLLDAARRKERFVQVDARTWVEIEAALREQLEKLADHTYLSKHGLEVGPSAAEALAGLGTAGALIDADASWKTLVERIFAAKELKPRVPAALKTELRDYQLEGFRWLTRLASWNAGGVLADDMGLGKTVQALAVLLDRAKQGPALVLAPTSVAFNWRDEAKRFAPSLKVTIFSDAEDRGGTLERLGPRDVLVLSYGLLVRDIERLAALRFSTIVFDEAQQLKNAATQRFRAARALQSDFKFALSGTPLENHLGELWSLFAVVFPGLLGSLEAFRNRFAAPIEKQVDPTAAPALARVLQPFLLRRTKAQVEAQLPPRTDVHVPVVLSPPEWTLYEDARLAALSDLETRKAKMKDQERRIEVLAALTRLRLLASHPRLYDKASKLESSKLERFLELIQELREEGHRALVFSQFTSHLALVREVLDAQGIAYEYLDGSTPASARADRVRAFQEGDAPLFLISLKAGGFGLNLTAATSVIHLDPWWNPAVEDQASDRAHRIGQQRPVTVYRLVSRGTIEEQMLSLHEQKRALVAGVLEGKDAAARLSTQELLGLLAQRMPGIDGLDSDATKH; translated from the coding sequence ATGGCCGAGCAGTCCCCCCCGTCCAGCCCCAAGCCCGCGCAGGATCCCCACGCGCCCCCGTTCCAGACGGAGGCGGACCTGCGCGCGTGGCTGCGCGCGGAGGGACTGGAGCACCTGTCGCGCCTGAGCCTGGCCCTGCTCACGCCTCGCGTGGAGGCCGCGTACCTGCCGCAGGTGCGCGCGGTCATCTCCCGCCGCAGGCTGGTGGAGGTGCTGGCCCAGGACACGCTCGACCGCTGGACGGCGGAGATGCTGCCCACGCCGCGCATGCGGGACCTGCTGCCGAAGCTCGCCTGGCGCTACGTGGAGAACGAGCGGCAGGCCACCCTCGATGCCCGGGCTTCCGTCGCGGAGCGGCTCGCGCCCCCGACAGACAAGCGCACGCACACGGTCCACGGGATGTTGCTTGCCTGGCGTGCTCGCGTGCCTTCGAGCATCGCGCCGCGTCCGGAGCGCGCGCTGTCGCTGGAGGCGCTGGTGGAGGAGCCGGACCTGCCGGGCTTCCGCCTCAAGGAGACGCGCATCTCCGAGCTGCCCGTGTCCCCGCCGGGCTCGGGCTTCATCCTCGCGGACGCGCGGCTGACGTTCAGTCCATCCGGTGTGACGGTGGATTGTTCGTGCGGCGCCACGTTCTGCGTGCACCAGCTGGCGGCGGTGGACACGGCGCTCCTGTGGCTGCGGCAGCGCTGGACGGAGGACTTCGGCGAGACGCTGGAGGAGCTGGTCCGGCCCGCGTGGGCCCGGACGCTGCGTGCGCTGGAGCGGGCGGTGGAGGAGAGCCCGGGCGGCGGCGGAGGCGTGGAGATCTCCTGGCGGCTGGACGTCATCGAAGGGTACGGCGTGGAGGTCGCGCCCTATGTGCACCGGCGCACGAAGAAGGGCCAGCGCACGACAGGGGCGAAGGTCGGCCGGCGCAAGCTGTTGCAGGAGTATGGCTCGCAGCTCAGCCCCTCGGACTCGCGCATCGCCGCGCTGCTCTCTGACAGCACGGCCCCCGCGTCGCGCGCGCTGCTGTTCGAGTTGATTGATCATCCGCGCCTGTCGTTGGAGGGCACGCAGGACATCCCCGTGCGCATCGAGCGCGAGAAGGTGGGCCTGGTCGCCGAGGACCGGGGCGGCACCGTGCTGGTGAACGCGGGCGTGGACGGCACCGTACTGCCCGCGCCGCTGCTGGAGCGCGTGCGCAAGGCGAAGCCGGAGGACGCGGTGTTCCTCTGGGACGAAGGCGCGCACGTGCTCACGGTGCTGGACGTGAGCCCGGAGGTGCGCGCCATGGCCACGGTGCTCCAGCGGCACGGCAACGCATTTCCTCCGGAGAGTCACGGGCCGCTGCTGGAGCACCTGTCGAAGCTCTCCGTGCACCTGCCGGTGGCCATGCCTCGCAGCGTGATGGGGGAGTCCATCGCGCCGCAGCAGCTCCCGGTGCTACGGCTGGAAGGACAGCCTGGGGGCTCGGTGCGGCTGGAGCTGCGGCTGCGCGCGCTGCCGGATGGCCCGGCGTATCTGCCCGGTGAGGGACCTCGCGACGTGCACGTGCGGCGCGACACGCGGTCCTTCCACGCGGTGCGCGACTTCGGGCGCGAGCTGACGGCGGGCGCGGCGCTCCAGGCCCGGTTGCCCTTGCAGACGGCGGAGCCGCAGGAGCTTCCGTTCTGCTTCCTCTTCCACAGCGCGCAGGGCGGGCTGGCGGTGCTGGCCGCGTGCGCGGAGATGGAGCCCCGGCCGGAGCTGGAGTGGGTGGGCGCGTCCATGCGGCTCGTGCCCAAGCGGGGCGCGGGCGACCTGAAGGTCGTCCTGGAGCGCAAGCGCGAGTGGTTCGGCGTGCTGGGCAGCCTGTCCGTGGAGGGCGAGCGGGTGGAGCTGGCGCGGCTCCTGGACGCGGCCCGGCGCAAGGAACGCTTTGTCCAGGTGGACGCGCGCACGTGGGTGGAGATCGAAGCGGCGCTGCGCGAGCAGTTGGAGAAGCTGGCGGATCACACGTACCTGTCGAAGCACGGGCTGGAGGTGGGCCCGTCCGCGGCGGAGGCCCTGGCGGGACTGGGCACCGCGGGCGCGCTCATCGACGCGGATGCGTCCTGGAAGACGCTGGTCGAGCGCATCTTCGCGGCGAAGGAGCTGAAGCCCCGGGTGCCCGCGGCGCTCAAGACGGAGCTGCGCGACTACCAGCTCGAAGGCTTCCGCTGGCTCACGCGGCTGGCGTCGTGGAACGCGGGTGGGGTGCTCGCGGACGACATGGGCCTGGGCAAGACGGTGCAGGCCCTGGCCGTGCTGCTGGATCGCGCGAAGCAGGGGCCCGCGCTGGTGCTTGCCCCCACGTCGGTCGCCTTCAACTGGCGGGACGAAGCGAAGCGTTTCGCGCCGTCGCTGAAGGTGACGATCTTCTCCGACGCGGAGGACCGGGGCGGCACGCTGGAGCGGCTGGGGCCTCGCGACGTGCTGGTGCTCAGCTACGGCCTGCTCGTGCGCGACATCGAGCGGCTGGCCGCGCTGCGCTTCTCCACCATCGTCTTCGACGAGGCCCAGCAGCTGAAGAACGCGGCCACGCAGCGCTTCCGGGCGGCGCGAGCGCTCCAGAGCGACTTCAAGTTCGCGCTGTCCGGCACGCCGCTGGAGAACCACCTGGGCGAGCTGTGGTCGCTCTTCGCGGTCGTCTTCCCGGGGCTCCTGGGCAGCCTGGAGGCGTTCCGCAACCGCTTCGCCGCGCCCATCGAGAAGCAGGTGGATCCGACTGCCGCGCCCGCGCTGGCCCGCGTGCTCCAGCCCTTCCTGCTGCGCCGCACCAAGGCACAGGTGGAGGCACAGCTGCCGCCGCGCACGGACGTGCACGTGCCTGTCGTCCTGTCCCCGCCGGAGTGGACGCTCTACGAGGACGCGCGGCTGGCGGCGCTGTCCGACCTGGAGACGCGCAAGGCGAAGATGAAGGACCAGGAGCGGCGCATCGAGGTACTGGCGGCGCTGACGCGGCTGCGGCTGCTCGCGTCGCACCCGCGCCTGTACGACAAGGCGTCCAAGCTGGAGTCCTCCAAGCTGGAGCGCTTCCTGGAGCTCATCCAGGAGCTGCGCGAGGAAGGCCACCGTGCACTGGTGTTCAGCCAGTTCACGTCCCACCTGGCGCTGGTGCGCGAGGTGCTGGATGCCCAGGGCATCGCCTACGAGTACCTGGACGGCTCCACCCCCGCCAGCGCCCGGGCGGACCGCGTGCGTGCCTTCCAGGAGGGCGACGCCCCCCTGTTCCTGATTTCACTCAAGGCAGGCGGCTTCGGTCTCAACCTGACGGCCGCCACCAGCGTCATCCACCTGGACCCCTGGTGGAACCCCGCCGTGGAGGATCAGGCCTCCGATCGCGCCCACCGCATCGGCCAGCAGCGACCCGTCACGGTCTACCGGCTGGTGTCTCGTGGGACGATCGAGGAGCAGATGCTCTCGCTCCATGAGCAGAAGCGGGCCCTGGTGGCCGGTGTGCTGGAGGGCAAGGACGCCGCCGCCCGCCTGTCCACCCAGGAGCTGCTCGGGTTGCTCGCGCAGCGGATGCCGGGCATCGACGGGCTCGATTCCGACGCGACGAAGCACTGA
- the thiD gene encoding bifunctional hydroxymethylpyrimidine kinase/phosphomethylpyrimidine kinase yields the protein MKPFPVATALTIAGSDSGGGAGIQADLRTFSFHRVHGTSAVTAITAQNTRGVTRVDLLPPESVTAQVDAVASDMRVDAVKVGMLAQRPLIEAVADQLARVSLGPIVVDPVMVSRAGSQLIDNEAVEALRARMLPLAAILTPNRHEAKLLAGMDIQTLEDMREAARRIHALGSRVVLVKGGGMPGALRGTDVWFDGTRMETLSVAPVDTPNTHGTGCTLSAAIAARLALGTPPLEAVRLAKEYVTSALRYPLAVGHGNGPIGHFFPLTHDQT from the coding sequence ATGAAGCCCTTCCCTGTCGCAACCGCCCTCACCATCGCCGGCTCTGATAGCGGCGGTGGCGCGGGCATCCAGGCCGACCTCCGCACCTTCTCCTTCCACCGAGTGCACGGCACCAGCGCCGTGACGGCCATCACCGCGCAGAACACGCGAGGCGTCACGCGCGTGGACCTGCTCCCGCCCGAGTCCGTCACCGCGCAGGTGGACGCCGTCGCGTCGGACATGCGCGTGGACGCGGTCAAGGTGGGCATGCTGGCCCAGCGCCCGCTCATCGAGGCCGTGGCGGATCAACTGGCCCGCGTGTCGCTGGGCCCCATCGTGGTGGATCCCGTGATGGTGTCCCGAGCGGGCTCGCAGCTCATCGACAATGAGGCGGTGGAGGCGCTGCGCGCGCGCATGCTGCCCCTGGCGGCCATCCTCACGCCCAACCGCCATGAAGCGAAGCTGCTCGCGGGCATGGACATCCAGACGCTGGAGGACATGCGCGAGGCGGCACGGCGCATCCACGCCCTGGGCTCCCGCGTGGTGCTGGTGAAGGGCGGCGGCATGCCGGGCGCGCTGCGCGGCACGGACGTGTGGTTCGACGGGACGCGCATGGAGACGCTGTCCGTGGCGCCCGTGGACACGCCGAACACGCACGGCACTGGCTGCACGCTGTCCGCCGCGATCGCCGCGAGGCTCGCGCTGGGGACCCCGCCGCTGGAGGCCGTGCGGCTCGCGAAGGAGTACGTCACCTCCGCCCTGCGCTACCCGCTCGCCGTGGGCCATGGGAACGGCCCGATCGGGCACTTCTTCCCGCTGACTCACGACCAAACATAG
- a CDS encoding alpha/beta fold hydrolase — MSTIDRTRSLAVPSSTSKTAAEPLAKKPVAHQPAFQKSSFEQSPSRAATANLAGAAPAQKNGLLGGLIDAAVGGIKDIPRFLQMGADVFNATTVKEITSLFGGAKPDRAQDGMFVGAGGKVLPATTKLGDVPGITPKNNPNPDKTILYVNGIMTPTAGQVNEMQALADSSGAKVVGIHNATEGLVKDLGQCVTDKLDKGKNPAVDTLADTLYSELKAGRDVHLVGYSQGGLITARALNDVAKRLRVEDGLSPAQVEAKMSHLQVETFGAASTKYPDGPQYVHYVNNADPVPTLTGLGGDVDPLAFLKDAGKGAVVHRFTDGNLNPISNHMLDTLYLKHRVDFDQARQNQF, encoded by the coding sequence ATGAGCACGATCGACCGCACCCGTTCCCTCGCCGTGCCGTCCTCCACTTCGAAGACGGCCGCGGAGCCGCTCGCGAAGAAGCCGGTGGCGCATCAGCCCGCGTTCCAGAAGTCCTCCTTCGAGCAGTCGCCGTCGCGCGCCGCCACGGCGAACCTGGCGGGCGCCGCGCCTGCGCAGAAGAACGGGCTGTTGGGCGGCCTCATCGACGCGGCGGTGGGCGGCATCAAGGACATCCCCCGCTTCCTGCAGATGGGCGCGGACGTCTTCAACGCCACCACGGTGAAGGAGATCACCAGCCTGTTTGGCGGCGCGAAGCCGGACCGCGCGCAGGACGGCATGTTCGTGGGCGCGGGCGGCAAGGTGCTTCCGGCGACGACGAAGCTGGGCGACGTGCCGGGCATCACGCCGAAGAACAACCCGAACCCGGACAAGACGATCCTCTACGTCAACGGCATCATGACGCCGACGGCGGGCCAGGTGAACGAGATGCAGGCGCTGGCGGACAGCTCCGGCGCGAAGGTGGTGGGGATCCACAACGCGACCGAAGGCCTGGTGAAGGACCTGGGCCAGTGCGTGACGGACAAGCTGGACAAGGGCAAGAACCCCGCCGTGGACACGCTGGCGGACACGCTCTACTCGGAGCTGAAGGCCGGCCGCGACGTGCACCTGGTGGGCTACAGCCAGGGCGGCCTCATCACCGCGCGAGCGCTGAACGACGTGGCGAAGCGGCTGCGCGTGGAAGACGGGCTGTCCCCCGCGCAGGTGGAGGCGAAGATGAGCCACCTGCAGGTGGAGACCTTCGGCGCCGCGTCCACGAAGTACCCGGACGGCCCGCAGTACGTGCACTACGTCAACAACGCGGACCCCGTGCCCACGCTCACCGGCCTGGGCGGCGACGTGGATCCGCTGGCCTTCCTGAAGGACGCGGGCAAGGGCGCGGTGGTCCACCGCTTCACCGACGGCAACCTGAACCCCATCAGCAACCACATGCTGGACACGCTGTACCTGAAGCACCGCGTGGACTTCGACCAGGCCCGGCAGAACCAGTTCTAG
- a CDS encoding NADPH-dependent F420 reductase, with amino-acid sequence MKIAILGTGMVGETLGSKLVALGHEVRMGSRTPDNAKAAAWVKKSGGKASQGTFRDAAAFAELIFNCTLGNASLDVLKSAGEEALRGKVLVDVSNPLDFTKGMPPVLSTPPDDSLGEQLQRAFPSLKVVKTLNTMNCEVMVDPSRVPGDHDVFVSGNDVDAKARVKQLLTEGFGWKHVIDLGDITTARGTEAFLPLWLRLWGTFRTGDFNIHVVKR; translated from the coding sequence ATGAAGATCGCGATCCTGGGTACGGGCATGGTGGGCGAGACGCTGGGCAGCAAGCTGGTGGCGCTGGGCCACGAGGTGCGCATGGGCTCGCGCACGCCGGACAACGCGAAGGCCGCCGCGTGGGTGAAGAAGTCCGGGGGCAAGGCTTCGCAGGGAACGTTCCGGGACGCCGCCGCGTTCGCGGAGCTGATCTTCAACTGCACGCTGGGCAATGCCTCGCTGGACGTCCTGAAGTCCGCGGGTGAGGAGGCCCTGCGCGGCAAGGTGCTGGTGGACGTGTCCAACCCGCTCGACTTCACCAAGGGCATGCCGCCGGTGCTCTCCACGCCTCCGGATGACTCGCTGGGCGAGCAGCTCCAGCGCGCCTTCCCGTCGCTGAAGGTGGTGAAGACGCTCAACACCATGAACTGCGAGGTGATGGTGGATCCGTCACGGGTGCCGGGAGATCACGACGTCTTCGTGTCCGGCAACGACGTGGACGCCAAGGCCCGCGTGAAGCAGCTCCTCACGGAGGGCTTCGGCTGGAAGCACGTCATCGACCTGGGCGACATCACCACCGCCCGCGGCACCGAGGCCTTCCTCCCGCTGTGGCTGCGCCTGTGGGGCACGTTTCGCACCGGCGACTTCAACATCCACGTCGTGAAGCGCTGA
- a CDS encoding LysR family transcriptional regulator translates to MDLFTGVLPFLHVAEERSFRKAAERLGVTVAAVSKAVRKLEEELGARLLERTSRQVALTSEGVAFLERAREAVAQIRAARETVAQAHRAPKGPVTVSLPFILGPVLLPRLARLQARHPQLTLHVRMSDRLSKLVEEQVDVAIRVGGMEDSSLVARRLFSTRWMTLASPAYLARHGTPEHPSLLERHACLKFVDPRGITREWHFRESPGGDKAGVVRTRAAIDVDHGPALLDLAAAGAGLCQVLDFMSDARLREGALVEVLAEYAAEGPPVHALCLPGRQSVPRVRALLQHLVEELRAVTAW, encoded by the coding sequence ATGGACCTGTTCACGGGCGTGTTGCCCTTCCTCCACGTGGCGGAGGAGCGGAGCTTCCGGAAGGCGGCGGAGCGGCTGGGCGTCACCGTCGCGGCGGTGAGCAAGGCGGTGCGGAAGCTGGAGGAGGAGCTGGGCGCCAGGCTCCTGGAGCGCACCAGCCGGCAGGTGGCCCTCACGTCCGAAGGCGTCGCCTTCCTGGAGCGGGCGCGAGAGGCCGTGGCGCAGATCCGCGCCGCCCGCGAGACGGTGGCCCAGGCGCACCGCGCGCCCAAAGGACCGGTCACGGTGTCGCTGCCGTTCATCCTGGGCCCCGTGCTGCTGCCCCGGCTGGCGCGGCTCCAGGCCCGCCACCCGCAGCTCACGCTGCACGTGCGCATGAGCGACCGGCTCAGCAAACTGGTGGAGGAGCAGGTCGACGTGGCCATCCGCGTGGGCGGGATGGAGGACTCCAGCCTGGTGGCGCGGCGGCTGTTCTCCACGCGATGGATGACGCTGGCGTCGCCGGCCTATCTGGCGCGGCACGGGACGCCGGAGCACCCGTCACTGCTGGAGCGCCACGCGTGCCTGAAGTTCGTGGATCCGCGCGGCATCACCCGCGAGTGGCACTTCCGTGAATCACCCGGTGGCGACAAGGCCGGAGTGGTGCGCACGCGCGCGGCCATCGACGTGGATCACGGCCCGGCGCTGCTGGACCTGGCCGCCGCGGGTGCCGGGCTCTGCCAGGTGCTGGACTTCATGAGCGATGCACGGCTGCGCGAGGGCGCGCTGGTGGAGGTCCTGGCGGAGTACGCCGCGGAAGGGCCTCCGGTCCACGCGCTGTGCCTGCCAGGGCGCCAGTCCGTGCCCCGCGTCCGCGCGCTCCTCCAGCACCTGGTGGAGGAGCTGCGCGCCGTCACGGCGTGGTGA
- a CDS encoding TVP38/TMEM64 family protein: protein MRILAPMVVSIGGLVMLRLLGPDFIDQRTIRELLLPLGDYAPLAYVAFLAVRPLTLLPGQVLTAVGGMMFGTLAATLYSLTGSFLSATLLYFVARKLGTRPMQRLCGSKYPAIAKAARRHDFQFAFLACLNPLCPTDIMLIAGAASGARFWPSVLGVVLGTIPGTFLTAQFGSGLAQGRTVMTAVSAVGMVVSLVLGVIFGRRFYKEVNEASVEVPTPEAEAPRGLPAAKEALTTP from the coding sequence TTGCGAATCCTCGCGCCCATGGTCGTCTCCATTGGCGGTCTGGTGATGCTCCGGCTGTTGGGGCCGGACTTCATCGATCAGCGCACCATCCGGGAGTTGCTGTTGCCTCTGGGCGACTACGCCCCCCTGGCGTACGTGGCCTTCCTGGCCGTGCGGCCCCTGACGCTCTTGCCAGGTCAGGTCCTCACCGCGGTGGGCGGCATGATGTTCGGGACTCTCGCCGCCACCCTCTATTCACTAACGGGCAGCTTCCTGTCCGCCACCCTGCTCTACTTCGTTGCTCGCAAGCTGGGCACGCGGCCCATGCAGCGGCTGTGCGGCAGCAAGTACCCGGCTATCGCCAAGGCGGCGCGGCGGCACGACTTCCAGTTCGCGTTCCTGGCGTGCCTCAATCCGTTGTGCCCCACGGACATCATGCTGATCGCCGGCGCGGCGAGCGGCGCGCGCTTCTGGCCGTCCGTGCTGGGTGTCGTGCTGGGCACCATCCCGGGCACCTTCCTCACCGCGCAGTTCGGCAGTGGCCTCGCGCAGGGCCGCACGGTGATGACCGCCGTATCCGCTGTGGGCATGGTGGTGTCGCTGGTGCTGGGCGTCATCTTCGGCCGCCGGTTCTACAAGGAGGTCAACGAGGCGTCGGTGGAAGTTCCCACGCCCGAAGCGGAAGCCCCCCGCGGCCTGCCCGCCGCGAAGGAAGCGCTCACCACGCCGTGA
- a CDS encoding general stress protein produces MSDKDNKGSMTVAEAGRKGGETVRNERGREFYETIGRKGGATVKAERGRSFYEEIGRKGGETVKAERGAKFYEEIGKKGGDRVKATRGPNFYEEIGRKGGQKVKKLIEEGKRAARAAMESQAAGGNAPAAEGTSAPVKPPEEPAQPGGNE; encoded by the coding sequence ATGTCGGACAAGGACAACAAGGGCAGCATGACGGTGGCTGAGGCCGGGCGTAAGGGCGGCGAGACTGTCCGCAACGAGCGCGGTCGCGAGTTCTACGAGACCATTGGCCGCAAGGGTGGAGCGACGGTGAAGGCCGAGCGCGGACGCTCCTTCTACGAGGAGATCGGCCGCAAGGGCGGCGAGACCGTGAAGGCCGAGCGCGGCGCGAAGTTCTACGAGGAGATCGGCAAGAAGGGTGGCGACCGCGTCAAGGCCACCCGCGGGCCGAACTTCTATGAGGAGATCGGCCGCAAGGGCGGGCAGAAGGTCAAGAAGCTGATTGAAGAGGGCAAGCGCGCCGCCCGCGCCGCCATGGAGAGCCAGGCCGCCGGCGGGAATGCCCCCGCGGCCGAGGGCACCTCCGCTCCGGTGAAGCCGCCGGAAGAGCCCGCGCAGCCGGGTGGCAACGAGTAA
- a CDS encoding sodium:proton exchanger, whose translation MQALLVFLIVAALSLLASSRSLLAPGRFPALAQLAASGLMFLIFGALLGPSLLGVLTVGNLESLRPLVALGLGTGGVLLGLNLEPRLLRLLPRPVYAAAVAHAGTAFLFVALPLSVPLLLSMGLRPLMAVGAAALLGAAASLSSGHFAVLGYRNGRMERARGLGVALLTMMDDAVGLGVLALGLVLGVTGNAAEGLGLLSLTLLLGVACGALLAFLTYSLKDLAEQTTVTLGMVALVGGAAAYLRLSSLLAGVACGATLALMGGRTAERVARALSRVERPTYLVLVFLVGSHIHARDMSAWALLPAFVGLRFLGKVLGGRFAQRLTAGVLDLPPRFGYALISQGGLALCLVAEYVMLVPGSLSQRVLDVVAVGAVVNEMLAHGAFRHVLAAEPRATTSRNTPPEGDAGVVA comes from the coding sequence GTGCAAGCGCTGCTCGTCTTTCTCATCGTCGCGGCGTTGTCGCTGCTCGCGTCCAGCCGGTCGCTCCTGGCTCCGGGCCGCTTCCCGGCGCTGGCACAGCTGGCGGCCAGCGGCCTGATGTTCCTCATCTTCGGGGCCCTCCTGGGCCCGTCCCTCCTGGGCGTGCTCACCGTGGGCAACCTGGAGTCCCTGCGCCCGCTGGTGGCGCTGGGGCTGGGGACGGGGGGCGTGCTTCTAGGGCTCAACCTGGAGCCGCGCCTGCTGCGGCTGTTGCCTCGGCCCGTGTACGCGGCGGCGGTCGCGCACGCGGGCACGGCGTTCCTCTTCGTCGCGCTGCCGCTGTCCGTGCCGCTGCTGTTGTCCATGGGCCTCAGGCCCCTGATGGCGGTGGGCGCGGCGGCGCTCCTGGGCGCGGCGGCGAGCCTGTCCTCCGGCCACTTCGCGGTGCTGGGCTACCGCAACGGACGGATGGAGCGCGCGCGCGGTCTGGGCGTGGCGCTGCTCACGATGATGGACGACGCGGTGGGCCTGGGCGTGCTCGCGCTGGGCCTGGTGCTGGGCGTCACCGGCAACGCGGCGGAAGGGCTGGGTCTCCTGAGCCTGACGCTGCTGCTGGGCGTGGCGTGCGGGGCGCTGCTGGCGTTCCTCACGTATTCGCTGAAGGACCTGGCGGAGCAGACCACGGTGACGCTGGGCATGGTGGCGCTGGTGGGCGGCGCGGCGGCGTACCTGCGGCTGTCGTCGCTGCTGGCGGGCGTGGCGTGCGGCGCGACGCTGGCGCTGATGGGCGGGCGCACGGCGGAGCGGGTGGCGCGGGCGCTCTCGCGCGTGGAGCGGCCCACGTACCTGGTGCTGGTGTTCCTGGTGGGCAGCCACATCCACGCGCGTGACATGTCCGCCTGGGCGCTGTTGCCCGCGTTCGTGGGGCTGCGCTTCCTGGGCAAGGTGCTGGGGGGACGCTTCGCGCAGCGGCTCACGGCGGGCGTGTTGGACCTGCCTCCGCGCTTCGGCTACGCGCTCATCTCCCAGGGCGGCCTGGCGCTGTGCCTGGTGGCCGAGTACGTGATGCTGGTGCCGGGCTCGCTGTCTCAGCGCGTGCTGGACGTGGTGGCGGTGGGCGCGGTCGTCAACGAGATGCTCGCGCACGGAGCCTTCCGGCACGTGCTGGCAGCGGAGCCCAGGGCCACGACTTCGCGCAACACACCTCCCGAGGGTGACGCGGGGGTGGTGGCGTGA
- a CDS encoding cation:proton antiporter, which produces MKGSIFRLLLLMGLLAAITQAQVVRADAGTPVLLAAGALLLCGLFAGKVAKGMGLPRLTGYLLVGVAVGPYALGFIPNAGVKGLELVKGLAVSLIALVAGTELHLGLIRRVGARVALLCATVCGLTFAVCFAATFALKPVLPFLTPMSVPQALAVSALMSTVVVSFSPTVTIAIVQETSARGSFTEFLMALVIIGDLFVMVAFGLAAGVTRATFGSGLDLPALVGGVGWELFGSVAVGCLLAVAMLLYMRGVNRELPLFLVGLSFAAAEGGARLHLSPLLVSLAAGALIANLDEREGRRIHHAINQAGLPVFALFFAAAGAGLRLDTLVTVGPAALLLVALRGLAIWGACRRFAPAEDPRLKRYLWMGLISQAGVTFGLAALVSRTFPTFGPQVEVLIIAMITAHELVGPVLTRRALMGSGEIRAEEAGGGA; this is translated from the coding sequence GTGAAGGGGTCCATCTTCCGGTTGCTGCTGCTCATGGGGCTCCTGGCGGCCATCACCCAGGCGCAGGTGGTGCGCGCGGACGCGGGCACGCCGGTGCTGCTGGCGGCGGGCGCGCTGCTGTTGTGCGGCCTGTTCGCGGGCAAGGTGGCCAAGGGCATGGGCCTGCCGCGCCTCACCGGTTACCTGCTGGTGGGCGTGGCGGTGGGGCCGTACGCGCTGGGCTTCATCCCCAACGCGGGCGTGAAGGGCCTGGAGCTGGTGAAGGGCCTGGCGGTGAGCCTCATCGCGCTCGTCGCGGGCACGGAGCTGCACCTGGGGCTCATCCGCCGGGTGGGCGCGCGCGTGGCGCTGCTCTGCGCGACGGTGTGCGGGCTGACGTTCGCGGTGTGCTTCGCGGCGACGTTCGCGCTCAAGCCCGTGCTGCCGTTCCTGACCCCCATGAGCGTGCCGCAGGCGCTGGCGGTGAGCGCGCTCATGTCCACGGTGGTGGTGTCGTTCTCCCCCACGGTGACCATCGCCATCGTGCAGGAGACGTCCGCGCGCGGCTCCTTCACGGAGTTCCTGATGGCGCTGGTCATCATCGGGGACCTGTTCGTGATGGTGGCCTTCGGCCTGGCGGCGGGCGTCACCCGCGCGACGTTCGGCAGCGGCCTGGATCTGCCCGCGCTGGTGGGCGGGGTGGGGTGGGAGCTGTTCGGCTCCGTGGCGGTCGGGTGCCTGCTGGCCGTGGCGATGCTCCTGTACATGCGAGGCGTCAACCGGGAGCTGCCGCTGTTCCTCGTGGGGCTGTCGTTCGCGGCGGCGGAAGGCGGGGCGCGGCTGCACCTGTCGCCGCTCTTGGTGTCGCTGGCGGCCGGAGCGCTCATCGCGAACCTGGACGAGCGCGAGGGCCGGCGCATCCACCACGCCATCAACCAGGCGGGCCTGCCGGTGTTCGCGCTCTTCTTCGCCGCGGCGGGGGCGGGGCTGCGGCTGGACACGCTGGTGACGGTGGGACCGGCGGCGCTGCTGCTCGTGGCGCTGCGCGGCCTGGCCATCTGGGGAGCGTGCCGCAGGTTCGCGCCCGCGGAGGACCCGCGCCTCAAGCGCTACCTGTGGATGGGGCTCATCTCCCAGGCGGGCGTGACGTTCGGCCTGGCTGCGCTGGTGTCGCGCACCTTCCCGACCTTCGGGCCGCAGGTGGAGGTGCTCATCATCGCGATGATCACCGCGCACGAACTGGTGGGGCCCGTCCTCACCCGGCGCGCGCTGATGGGCAGTGGCGAAATCCGTGCGGAGGAGGCGGGCGGCGGCGCATAG